A segment of the Nitrospirota bacterium genome:
GGCAGGGTGAATTGTAGCAGGAGTGGCAGACTACGCAGCGCTTGTCGAGGATCGGCTTTACCTCGCTCAGGTAGGCTATGGGCCGCGCGGGGACCTTGACGACCAC
Coding sequences within it:
- a CDS encoding peptidylprolyl isomerase, producing MRRSASIFVLAMAVFAAGCAPKALPPVVVKVPARPIAYLSEVKPILDKRCVVCHSCYNSPC